A DNA window from Mycolicibacter terrae contains the following coding sequences:
- a CDS encoding amidohydrolase, producing MTTSRRRFMAGMAAAAAGTAVGGLAGCTSRGPGADTIFIGGPVVTVAPGAPEAEALAVTGARISRVGTAEDVLRLRGSETTVVDLRGRALLPAFVEPHGHPFEMGTTLAPPAIDVRPFTVSTASGVFEKLTEAVADTPKGQPILLNGVDPLLQTGLGSFTRTELDRLAPHNPVVIITNSGHAGYGNTAAFAAAGITKTTPNPLGAQYLHGPDGQLTGEVREAAALMALTAPFSGAIMANAGDNLRWAYAQLARAGIATATEHSYDARSQSEVFGKLAQQADCAVRVRAYEIGTPELADDPNNVRGKRAGADVLFDKIGMKIWADGSPWQGNIFTTFPYLNNATTAGMGLGRDHRGGMNYTPEQIQQLATAFIDQRWQVSCHVHGDAAIDVVMDAFEQARVSPALRPRLEHVGAMRPDQFARAAHLGVTPSLFIEHIYFWGDVLVDKLFGSDHGAHWMSARSAFDAGLRVSFHNDGTVTPPDPIGNIATAVNRIAKGSGRVLAPEQRIGVDEALRAQTINAAWQLRLDTEIGSLEAGKYADLVVLSRNPRRIPPADLRDVAVEATYLMGRQTYGKVLG from the coding sequence GTGACGACGAGCAGGCGACGGTTCATGGCCGGGATGGCGGCTGCGGCGGCCGGTACGGCCGTCGGCGGTCTCGCCGGGTGTACGTCGCGGGGGCCCGGGGCCGACACCATCTTCATCGGTGGCCCGGTGGTCACGGTGGCGCCGGGGGCGCCCGAGGCCGAAGCGCTCGCGGTCACCGGCGCCCGGATCAGCAGGGTCGGCACCGCCGAAGACGTGCTGCGGCTGCGGGGATCGGAGACCACCGTGGTCGACCTGCGCGGCCGGGCGTTGCTGCCGGCGTTCGTGGAACCGCATGGTCACCCGTTCGAGATGGGCACCACCCTGGCCCCGCCGGCCATCGACGTGCGTCCCTTCACGGTCTCGACCGCCAGCGGCGTGTTCGAGAAGCTGACCGAGGCCGTGGCCGACACCCCCAAAGGGCAGCCGATCCTGCTCAACGGCGTGGACCCGCTGCTGCAGACCGGGCTGGGGTCGTTCACCCGCACCGAGCTGGACCGACTGGCGCCGCACAACCCCGTGGTGATCATCACCAACAGCGGCCACGCCGGCTATGGCAATACCGCCGCGTTCGCCGCGGCCGGGATCACCAAGACCACCCCCAACCCGCTCGGTGCGCAGTATCTGCACGGGCCCGACGGGCAGCTGACCGGCGAGGTGCGCGAGGCGGCGGCGCTGATGGCGCTGACCGCGCCGTTCTCCGGTGCGATCATGGCCAACGCCGGCGACAACCTGCGCTGGGCCTACGCTCAGCTGGCCCGCGCGGGTATCGCGACCGCAACCGAGCATTCCTACGACGCGCGTTCGCAATCCGAGGTCTTCGGAAAGTTGGCCCAGCAGGCCGACTGCGCGGTGCGGGTCCGTGCCTACGAGATCGGCACCCCTGAGCTGGCCGACGACCCGAACAACGTGCGCGGCAAGCGGGCCGGTGCCGACGTGCTGTTCGACAAGATCGGGATGAAGATCTGGGCCGACGGATCGCCATGGCAGGGCAACATCTTCACCACGTTCCCGTACCTGAACAACGCGACCACCGCGGGGATGGGGCTGGGTCGCGACCACCGCGGCGGGATGAACTACACCCCCGAACAGATCCAGCAGCTGGCAACGGCTTTCATCGATCAGCGTTGGCAGGTCTCCTGCCACGTGCACGGTGATGCCGCCATCGATGTCGTCATGGACGCCTTCGAGCAGGCGCGGGTGTCCCCGGCGCTGCGGCCACGGCTTGAACACGTCGGGGCCATGCGGCCCGATCAGTTCGCCCGGGCCGCGCACCTGGGCGTCACCCCGAGCCTGTTCATCGAGCACATCTATTTCTGGGGAGATGTGTTGGTGGACAAGTTGTTCGGTTCCGATCACGGGGCGCACTGGATGTCGGCGCGTTCGGCTTTCGATGCGGGGCTGCGCGTCTCGTTTCACAACGACGGCACCGTCACCCCGCCCGACCCGATCGGCAACATCGCCACCGCGGTGAACCGCATCGCCAAGGGCAGCGGCCGGGTACTGGCCCCTGAACAGCGGATCGGCGTCGACGAGGCGCTTCGGGCGCAGACCATCAACGCCGCCTGGCAGCTGCGGCTGGACACCGAGATCGGCAGCCTGGAAGCCGGCAAGTACGCCGATCTGGTGGTGCTCTCGCGCAACCCACGGCGTATCCCGCCGGCCGACCTTCGCGACGTCGCGGTCGAGGCGACCTATCTGATGGGGCGACAGACCTACGGCAAGGTGCTGGGGTAA
- the trxA gene encoding thioredoxin: MATQDLTAAKFEETIADNDIVLVDFWASWCGPCKSFAPTFESASENHPDVVFAKVDTEAEQQLAAAAQIRSIPTLMAFKKGTLVFNQAGALPAAALEHLVQQVKDLDIDAAVAAQQQASQDKPEQV, encoded by the coding sequence ATGGCAACTCAAGACCTCACCGCGGCGAAGTTCGAAGAAACCATCGCCGACAACGACATTGTCCTGGTCGATTTCTGGGCCTCCTGGTGCGGGCCGTGTAAATCCTTCGCACCGACGTTCGAGTCCGCCTCGGAGAACCACCCCGACGTGGTGTTCGCCAAGGTCGACACCGAGGCCGAGCAGCAGCTGGCCGCCGCCGCCCAGATCCGGTCCATCCCCACGCTGATGGCGTTCAAGAAGGGCACGCTGGTGTTCAACCAGGCCGGCGCGCTACCCGCCGCGGCGCTGGAGCACCTGGTCCAGCAGGTCAAGGATCTCGACATCGACGCAGCGGTGGCCGCACAACAGCAGGCGTCGCAGGACAAGCCCGAGCAGGTCTGA
- a CDS encoding DUF5666 domain-containing protein → MSALPSTAAPALCTLTGAAALFAAALFVPASAHAEGDRVIGPVSSVTGSTFEVARPAGSATVAFSDSTRIVEPVPAQLGEITAGTCIKAGAAPGSAPADSGAITAKWVAISTPIDGKCPQRPAAAADAPAPPAPHRGVRGVVDSVAGDTITVTGANGQTTVTVNDDTHLRRMVTVGAGVISDGKCVAARGEKDGNGVLQATRISVWAPDGDACPEPAM, encoded by the coding sequence ATGTCTGCCCTCCCCAGTACCGCTGCACCGGCGCTCTGCACGCTCACCGGTGCCGCAGCGCTGTTCGCTGCGGCCCTGTTCGTCCCGGCATCGGCCCACGCCGAGGGCGACCGGGTGATCGGCCCGGTGTCCTCGGTGACCGGCAGCACTTTCGAGGTGGCCAGGCCCGCCGGCTCCGCCACCGTCGCCTTCAGTGACTCCACCCGCATCGTCGAGCCGGTACCGGCGCAGCTCGGCGAGATCACCGCCGGCACCTGCATCAAGGCCGGCGCCGCCCCGGGCAGCGCCCCGGCAGACAGCGGCGCCATCACCGCGAAGTGGGTGGCGATCAGCACCCCGATCGACGGCAAGTGCCCGCAGCGGCCGGCCGCTGCCGCCGACGCCCCCGCCCCGCCCGCTCCGCATCGCGGGGTCCGCGGGGTCGTCGACTCCGTGGCCGGCGACACCATCACCGTGACCGGCGCGAACGGGCAGACCACCGTGACGGTCAACGACGACACCCACCTGCGCAGGATGGTCACCGTCGGCGCCGGGGTGATCAGTGACGGCAAGTGCGTCGCCGCCCGCGGCGAGAAGGACGGTAACGGCGTGCTGCAGGCGACCAGGATCTCGGTCTGGGCGCCCGACGGCGACGCCTGCCCCGAACCGGCGATGTAA
- a CDS encoding enoyl-CoA hydratase: protein MTTASHNGSEFVLVERPRPQVALITLNRPERMNSMAFDVMVPLRDVLAQISYDNSVRVVVLTGAGRGFSSGADHKSAGSVPHVAGLTRPSFGLRSMELLDDIILSLRRLHQPVIAAVNGAAIGGGLCLALAADIRVAATDAYFRAAGINNGLTASELGLSYLLPRAIGASRAFEIMLTGRDVDAAEAERIGLVSRVVESADLLDTCYDLAERIAGFSRPGTELTKRTLWSGLDAGSLEGHMQAEGLGQLYVRLLTSNFEEAVAARAEKRPPVFTDDK, encoded by the coding sequence GTGACCACCGCATCGCACAACGGCTCCGAATTCGTCCTCGTCGAACGCCCGCGTCCGCAGGTCGCCCTGATCACGCTGAACCGCCCGGAGCGGATGAACTCGATGGCGTTCGACGTGATGGTGCCGCTGCGTGATGTCCTGGCGCAGATCAGCTACGACAACTCGGTGCGGGTGGTCGTGCTCACCGGGGCGGGGCGGGGATTCTCCTCGGGCGCCGACCACAAGTCGGCCGGTTCGGTGCCGCACGTGGCCGGACTGACCCGGCCGAGTTTCGGGTTGCGATCGATGGAACTGCTCGACGACATCATCCTGTCGCTTCGGCGCCTGCACCAGCCGGTGATCGCGGCGGTCAACGGCGCGGCGATCGGCGGCGGCCTGTGCCTGGCGCTGGCGGCCGACATCAGGGTCGCCGCGACGGACGCTTATTTCCGGGCGGCCGGGATCAACAACGGCCTGACCGCCAGCGAACTGGGGCTGAGTTATCTGCTGCCGCGGGCGATCGGGGCGTCGCGGGCGTTCGAGATCATGCTCACCGGACGCGACGTCGACGCCGCCGAGGCCGAGCGGATCGGTCTGGTCTCCCGGGTGGTCGAGTCGGCGGATCTCCTGGACACCTGCTATGACCTGGCCGAGCGGATCGCCGGATTCTCCCGGCCGGGTACCGAACTGACCAAGCGGACTCTTTGGAGCGGACTCGATGCCGGTAGTCTGGAGGGGCACATGCAGGCCGAGGGGCTCGGACAGCTCTATGTGCGCCTGTTGACCAGCAACTTCGAGGAAGCCGTCGCTGCGCGCGCCGAGAAGCGCCCACCGGTCTTCACCGACGACAAGTAA
- a CDS encoding TetR/AcrR family transcriptional regulator, with translation MPRVSEDHLAARRRQILDGARRCFAAYGYDGATVRRLEQTVGLSRGAIFHHFRDKDTLFFELAQEDAAQMAEVAARSGLIGVMRDMLAAPEQYDWLATRLEIARKLRHDPEFSRGWAERSAELSAATTDRLHRQKQAGRLRDDVPADVLHTYLDLVLDGLVARLASGEDPRRLSAVLDLVEDSVRQR, from the coding sequence ATGCCCAGGGTCAGCGAGGATCACCTGGCGGCCCGGCGTCGCCAGATCCTTGACGGCGCGCGGCGGTGCTTCGCCGCCTACGGCTACGACGGGGCCACGGTGCGACGCCTGGAGCAGACCGTCGGGCTGTCGCGGGGCGCGATCTTCCACCACTTCCGCGACAAGGACACCCTGTTCTTCGAGCTCGCCCAAGAGGATGCCGCGCAGATGGCGGAGGTGGCCGCCCGGTCCGGCCTGATCGGCGTGATGCGGGACATGCTGGCCGCGCCGGAGCAGTACGACTGGCTGGCCACCCGGCTGGAGATCGCGCGCAAACTGCGCCACGACCCCGAGTTCAGCCGCGGCTGGGCGGAGCGCTCAGCCGAATTGTCAGCTGCGACAACGGATCGGCTCCATCGGCAGAAGCAGGCCGGCCGACTGCGCGACGACGTTCCGGCCGACGTCCTGCACACTTATCTGGACCTGGTGCTCGACGGCCTGGTGGCGCGGCTGGCCTCGGGCGAGGATCCCCGGCGGCTGTCGGCGGTGCTTGATCTGGTGGAGGATTCGGTGCGGCAGCGCTGA
- the acnA gene encoding aconitate hydratase AcnA: protein MNSFGARDTLTVGDDEYQIYRLDAVPGTEKLPYSLKVLAENLLRTEDGANITKDHINAIANWDPAAEPSVEIQFTPARVVMQDFTGVPCIVDLATMREAVAALGGDPEKVNPLAPAELVIDHSVILDVFGRADAFERNVELEYQRNGERYQFLRWGQGAFDDFKVVPPGTGIVHQVNIEYLARTVMVREGVAGGKTVSVAYPDTCVGTDSHTTMVNGLGVLGWGVGGIEAEAAMLGQPVSMLIPRVVGFKLTGEIKPGVTATDVVLTVTDMLRRHGVVGKFVEFYGKGVAEVPLANRATLGNMSPEFGSTAAIFPIDDETISYLRLTGRSEQQLALVEAYAKRQGMWHDPAREPAYSEYIELDLSTVVPSIAGPKRPQDRIELSDAKTAFRKDIHNYVDEEGSAPHSQLDEAVEESFPASDPAVLSFADDDAAVPSAAQNCDGRPSKPVKVSSAERGEFILDHGAVVVAGITSCTNTSNPEVMLGAALLAKKAVEKGLTSKPWVKTNMAPGSQVVTDYYNKAGLWPYLEKLGFYLGGYGCTTCIGNTGPLPEEISKAINDNDLSVTAVLSGNRNFEGRIQPDVKMNYLASPPLVIAYAIAGTMDFDFASQPLGQDHDGNDVFLADIWPTTAEIQETIASSIDRDMFVSSYADVFKGDERWRSLPTPEGNTFAWDEKSTYVRKAPYFDGMPAEPAPVADITGARVLALLGDSVTTDHISPAGAIKKGTPAAQYLEANGVSPRDYNSLGSRRGNHEVMIRGTFANIRLRNQLLDDVSGGYTRDFTQDGGPQEFIFDAAQNYAAQNIPLVVLGGKEYGSGSSRDWAAKGTVLLGVRAVITESFERIHRSNLIGMGVIPLQFPAGESAASLKLDGTEVFDITGIEELNKGKTPKTVHVKATKADGSAVEFDAVVRIDTPGEADYYRNGGILQYVLRNMLKSK from the coding sequence GTGAATTCGTTCGGAGCCCGTGACACCCTGACGGTGGGTGACGACGAATATCAGATCTACCGCCTCGACGCCGTACCCGGCACCGAGAAACTCCCCTACAGCCTCAAGGTGCTGGCCGAGAATCTGCTGCGCACCGAGGACGGCGCCAACATCACCAAAGACCACATCAACGCGATCGCCAACTGGGATCCGGCCGCCGAGCCCAGCGTCGAGATCCAGTTCACCCCCGCCCGGGTGGTCATGCAGGACTTCACCGGCGTGCCCTGCATCGTCGACCTGGCCACCATGCGCGAAGCCGTCGCCGCCCTGGGCGGTGACCCCGAGAAGGTCAACCCGCTGGCTCCGGCCGAGCTGGTGATCGACCACTCGGTGATCCTGGACGTGTTCGGTCGCGCGGATGCCTTCGAGCGCAATGTGGAACTGGAGTACCAGCGCAATGGCGAGCGCTACCAGTTCCTGCGCTGGGGCCAGGGCGCCTTCGACGACTTCAAGGTCGTCCCCCCGGGCACCGGCATCGTCCACCAGGTCAATATCGAGTACCTGGCCCGCACCGTGATGGTCCGTGAGGGGGTGGCGGGCGGGAAGACCGTCAGTGTGGCCTACCCCGACACCTGCGTGGGCACCGACAGCCACACCACCATGGTCAACGGCCTCGGTGTGCTCGGCTGGGGCGTCGGCGGCATCGAGGCCGAGGCCGCCATGCTGGGCCAGCCGGTGTCGATGCTGATCCCGCGGGTGGTCGGGTTCAAACTGACCGGTGAGATCAAGCCGGGCGTGACCGCCACCGATGTGGTGCTCACCGTCACCGACATGCTGCGCCGCCACGGTGTGGTGGGTAAGTTCGTCGAGTTCTACGGCAAGGGCGTGGCCGAGGTGCCACTGGCCAACCGCGCCACCCTGGGCAACATGAGCCCCGAATTCGGTTCCACCGCAGCGATTTTCCCGATTGATGACGAGACCATCAGCTACCTGCGGCTGACCGGCCGCAGCGAGCAGCAGCTGGCCCTGGTGGAGGCCTACGCCAAGCGCCAGGGCATGTGGCACGACCCCGCCCGGGAGCCGGCGTACTCGGAGTACATCGAGCTGGACCTGAGCACAGTCGTCCCCTCGATCGCCGGCCCGAAGCGCCCGCAGGACCGCATCGAGCTCTCCGACGCGAAGACCGCCTTCCGCAAGGACATTCACAACTACGTGGATGAGGAGGGCAGCGCACCGCACAGTCAGCTCGACGAGGCGGTGGAGGAGTCGTTCCCCGCGTCCGACCCCGCGGTGCTGTCCTTCGCCGACGACGACGCGGCGGTGCCCTCGGCGGCGCAGAACTGCGACGGTCGGCCCAGCAAGCCGGTCAAGGTGTCATCGGCCGAGCGCGGTGAGTTCATTCTCGACCACGGTGCGGTCGTCGTCGCCGGCATCACCTCCTGCACCAACACCTCCAACCCCGAGGTGATGCTGGGTGCTGCCCTGCTGGCCAAAAAAGCCGTCGAGAAGGGCCTGACCTCCAAGCCGTGGGTCAAGACCAACATGGCTCCCGGCTCGCAGGTGGTGACCGACTACTACAACAAGGCCGGTCTGTGGCCTTACCTGGAGAAGCTCGGCTTCTACCTGGGCGGCTACGGCTGCACCACCTGCATCGGCAACACCGGCCCGCTGCCCGAGGAGATCTCGAAGGCCATCAACGACAACGACCTGTCGGTGACGGCGGTGCTGTCGGGCAACCGCAACTTCGAGGGCCGCATCCAGCCGGACGTGAAGATGAACTACCTGGCCTCCCCGCCGTTGGTCATCGCCTACGCCATCGCCGGAACCATGGACTTCGATTTCGCCTCCCAACCGCTCGGCCAGGACCATGACGGCAACGACGTCTTCCTCGCCGACATCTGGCCCACCACGGCCGAGATCCAGGAGACCATCGCCTCCTCGATCGACCGGGACATGTTCGTCAGCTCCTATGCCGATGTGTTCAAGGGCGATGAGCGTTGGCGCTCGCTGCCCACCCCGGAGGGCAACACCTTCGCCTGGGACGAGAAATCGACCTACGTGCGCAAGGCGCCCTACTTCGACGGAATGCCCGCCGAGCCGGCACCGGTCGCCGACATCACCGGCGCCCGAGTGCTTGCGCTGCTGGGCGATTCGGTCACCACCGACCACATCAGCCCGGCCGGTGCGATCAAGAAGGGCACCCCGGCCGCGCAGTACCTGGAGGCCAACGGCGTCTCGCCCCGCGACTACAACTCCCTGGGTTCACGGCGCGGCAACCACGAGGTGATGATCCGCGGCACGTTTGCCAACATCCGGTTGCGCAACCAGCTGCTGGATGACGTCTCGGGTGGCTACACCCGCGACTTCACCCAAGACGGCGGCCCGCAGGAGTTCATCTTCGACGCCGCGCAGAACTATGCGGCGCAGAACATTCCGCTGGTCGTGCTCGGCGGTAAGGAGTACGGCTCGGGTTCGTCACGTGACTGGGCCGCCAAGGGCACCGTGCTGCTGGGGGTGCGGGCGGTGATCACCGAGTCCTTCGAACGCATCCACCGGTCCAACCTGATCGGGATGGGCGTCATCCCGCTGCAGTTCCCCGCCGGGGAGTCCGCGGCGTCGCTGAAGCTGGACGGCACCGAGGTGTTCGACATCACCGGTATCGAGGAGCTCAACAAGGGCAAGACGCCGAAGACGGTGCACGTCAAGGCCACCAAGGCCGACGGTAGTGCCGTGGAGTTCGACGCGGTGGTGCGCATCGACACCCCCGGTGAGGCCGACTACTACCGCAACGGCGGCATCCTGCAGTACGTGCTGCGCAACATGTTGAAGTCGAAGTAG
- a CDS encoding Rv1476 family membrane protein yields MTTPHPPAYIPGELCLTVGLDPATPPDECMALVKVAVAVDGVSAPAADVPALRNVVADAARDGIDLKIVEVARNPGMDTALRDVATVVGYDYPDSTVLVLSTTYVGSYSGQFHRAKLEAAEDHAKTGDPVLSAQNFLNELNTPDLPWTGLTVALLIGVAAAAVGTRFLQRLSKRDSEHVGAVE; encoded by the coding sequence GTGACCACCCCGCATCCGCCGGCCTACATTCCCGGCGAGCTCTGCCTCACCGTCGGACTCGACCCGGCAACCCCGCCCGATGAGTGCATGGCGCTGGTCAAGGTTGCCGTGGCCGTCGACGGGGTGAGCGCGCCGGCGGCTGACGTACCGGCGTTGCGCAACGTCGTGGCCGATGCGGCCCGCGACGGCATCGACCTCAAGATCGTCGAGGTCGCCCGTAACCCGGGGATGGACACCGCGCTGCGCGACGTCGCCACGGTGGTGGGCTACGACTATCCGGACTCCACCGTGCTGGTGCTCAGTACCACTTACGTCGGCAGCTACAGCGGACAGTTTCACCGGGCCAAATTGGAGGCCGCCGAGGATCACGCCAAAACCGGCGACCCGGTGCTGTCCGCGCAGAATTTTCTCAATGAATTGAACACCCCCGATCTGCCGTGGACGGGACTGACGGTGGCACTGCTGATCGGGGTGGCGGCAGCGGCCGTCGGCACCCGTTTTCTGCAACGGCTCAGCAAACGCGACTCGGAACACGTCGGCGCCGTCGAGTAA
- the ripA gene encoding NlpC/P60 family peptidoglycan endopeptidase RipA, whose translation MRRTRCGAADSAGSVLRAARCTRTAAASVLSTALLLGTPGLAAAEPTPDPDGIAALIADVAEANQQLQDLGARIQQQKESVNKALVDLQTAREDAGSAQQEVEAGRAAIVEADAKIVAAQERFNTFAASTYVNGPSDSYLTASDPSEMIAAAAAGRTLALSSQQALDNLKRARTEQLNKESAARLAKQKADQAVADAQSSQDAAVASLTDTQRKFGEQQGEIDRLAAQRNAAQARLAAARSQQQPQAGPAPAGDRWGNPAGPAPAKRAETWDGPWDPTLPAVPSANIPGDPIAVINQVLGISQTSAQVTSNLGRQFLQSIGLAKPDDTGINNGKIPRVYGRQASEYVIRRALAQRGVPYSWGGGTAAGPGRGIGSGSGTVGFDCSGLILYAFAGVGIKLPHYSGSQYKMGRQIPTALARRGDVIFYGPGGSQHVTLYLGNGLMLEAPDVGQVVKVSPVRKSGMTPFVVRYIEY comes from the coding sequence ATGAGACGCACCCGCTGTGGCGCTGCCGACTCTGCCGGCTCTGTGCTCCGGGCCGCCAGGTGCACCCGAACCGCCGCAGCGTCGGTGCTGAGCACCGCGCTGCTGTTGGGAACTCCCGGACTGGCGGCCGCCGAACCGACACCGGATCCCGACGGCATCGCGGCGCTGATCGCCGATGTCGCCGAGGCCAACCAGCAGCTGCAAGACCTGGGCGCCCGGATTCAGCAACAGAAGGAGAGCGTCAACAAGGCTCTGGTCGACCTGCAGACCGCGCGCGAGGACGCCGGCTCGGCCCAACAGGAGGTGGAGGCCGGCCGGGCGGCGATCGTCGAAGCCGACGCCAAGATCGTGGCCGCCCAGGAGCGGTTCAACACCTTCGCCGCGTCGACCTACGTCAACGGGCCCTCCGACAGCTATCTGACCGCGAGCGACCCGTCGGAGATGATCGCCGCCGCTGCCGCCGGCCGGACGCTGGCGCTGAGCTCGCAGCAGGCGCTGGACAACCTGAAGCGGGCCCGCACCGAGCAGCTGAACAAGGAGTCGGCGGCCCGGCTGGCCAAGCAGAAGGCCGACCAGGCGGTCGCTGACGCGCAGTCGAGCCAGGACGCCGCGGTGGCCTCGCTGACCGATACCCAGCGCAAGTTCGGCGAGCAGCAGGGTGAGATCGACCGGCTGGCCGCCCAGCGCAACGCGGCACAGGCCAGGCTCGCCGCCGCCCGCAGCCAGCAGCAGCCCCAAGCGGGGCCCGCACCGGCAGGGGACCGGTGGGGCAACCCGGCCGGGCCGGCGCCCGCCAAGCGCGCCGAGACGTGGGACGGGCCCTGGGATCCGACCCTGCCCGCGGTGCCCAGCGCCAACATCCCCGGCGACCCGATCGCCGTCATCAACCAGGTGCTCGGGATCTCCCAGACCTCGGCGCAGGTGACCTCGAACCTGGGCCGCCAGTTCCTGCAGTCGATCGGGCTGGCCAAGCCCGATGACACCGGCATCAACAACGGCAAGATCCCGCGGGTGTACGGCCGGCAGGCCTCCGAATATGTGATCCGCCGGGCGCTCGCCCAGCGCGGGGTGCCGTACTCCTGGGGCGGGGGCACCGCGGCGGGACCCGGCCGCGGCATCGGTTCGGGTTCGGGCACCGTCGGATTCGACTGCTCCGGGCTGATCCTGTACGCGTTCGCCGGGGTGGGCATCAAGCTGCCGCACTACTCAGGTTCGCAGTACAAGATGGGCCGCCAGATCCCGACCGCACTGGCCCGGCGCGGCGACGTCATCTTCTACGGCCCCGGCGGCAGCCAGCACGTGACGCTCTACCTCGGCAACGGCCTGATGCTGGAGGCCCCCGACGTGGGCCAGGTGGTGAAGGTGTCGCCGGTACGGAAAAGCGGCATGACGCCCTTTGTAGTCCGATACATCGAGTACTGA
- a CDS encoding ABC-F family ATP-binding cassette domain-containing protein — MITATDLEVRAGARTLLDSVGSVLRVQPGDRIGLVGRNGAGKTTTLRILAGEGEPYAGTITRTGDVGYLPQDPREGNLDVLARDRVLSARGLDTILADLEKQQVLMAEVVDDAARDRAIRRYGQLEERFAALGGYAAESEAGRICTSLGLPERVLTQPLRTLSGGQRRRVELARILFAAGEGGSGGAGAGTTLLLDEPTNHLDADSIGWLRDFLKSHSGGLVLISHDVDLLADVVNRVWFLDAVRGEADVYNMGWQKYLDARATDEQRRRRERANAERKVAALRTQAAKLGAKATKAVAAQNMLRRADRMLAALDEERVADKVARIKFPTPAACGKTPLMASGLTKMYGSLEVFSGVDLAIDRGSRVVVLGLNGAGKTTLLRVLAGVEIPDAGQLEPGHGCKIGYFAQEHDTIDNAATVWENTVHAAPDTSEQDLRGLLGAFMFTGPQLDQPAGTLSGGEKTRLALAGLVASTANVLLLDEPTNNLDPASREQVLDALRSYTGAVVLVTHDPGAAEALDPQRVVLLPDGTEDHWSADYRDLIELA; from the coding sequence GTGATCACCGCAACGGACCTCGAGGTCCGCGCCGGAGCGCGCACGCTGCTCGACTCGGTCGGATCGGTGTTGCGGGTGCAACCCGGCGACCGGATCGGCCTGGTCGGCCGCAACGGCGCCGGTAAGACCACCACGCTGCGCATCCTCGCCGGTGAGGGCGAGCCCTACGCGGGCACCATCACCCGCACCGGCGATGTCGGCTATTTGCCGCAGGATCCCCGCGAAGGCAACCTCGACGTCTTGGCGCGTGACCGGGTGCTGTCGGCACGCGGCCTCGACACGATCCTGGCCGATTTGGAGAAGCAGCAGGTGCTGATGGCCGAGGTCGTCGACGACGCCGCGCGGGACCGCGCCATCCGCCGCTACGGCCAACTCGAGGAGCGGTTCGCCGCGCTGGGCGGCTATGCCGCCGAGAGCGAAGCGGGCCGGATCTGCACCAGTCTGGGCCTGCCGGAGCGGGTGCTGACTCAGCCGCTGCGCACCCTCTCGGGCGGCCAGCGCCGCCGGGTGGAGTTGGCTCGCATCCTGTTCGCGGCGGGCGAGGGCGGTTCCGGCGGCGCCGGCGCGGGCACCACCCTGCTGCTCGACGAACCGACCAACCACCTCGACGCCGATTCGATCGGCTGGCTGCGCGACTTCCTGAAGAGCCACAGCGGGGGACTGGTGCTGATCAGTCACGACGTGGATCTGCTGGCCGACGTGGTCAACCGGGTCTGGTTTCTCGACGCGGTACGCGGTGAGGCCGACGTCTACAACATGGGCTGGCAGAAGTACCTCGACGCCCGGGCCACCGATGAGCAGCGGCGCCGCCGGGAACGGGCCAACGCCGAACGCAAGGTCGCCGCACTGCGCACCCAGGCTGCAAAGCTGGGCGCGAAAGCCACGAAAGCCGTTGCAGCGCAGAATATGCTGCGTCGTGCCGACCGGATGCTGGCCGCGCTGGACGAGGAACGCGTCGCCGACAAGGTCGCCAGGATCAAGTTTCCGACTCCGGCCGCGTGCGGTAAGACCCCGCTGATGGCCAGCGGCCTGACCAAGATGTACGGCTCGCTGGAGGTGTTCAGCGGGGTGGACCTGGCCATCGACCGGGGTTCGCGGGTGGTCGTGCTGGGCCTCAACGGTGCGGGCAAGACCACGCTGCTGCGGGTGCTGGCCGGGGTTGAGATCCCCGATGCCGGGCAGCTCGAGCCCGGGCACGGCTGCAAGATCGGCTATTTCGCCCAGGAGCACGACACCATCGACAATGCGGCGACGGTGTGGGAGAACACCGTTCACGCCGCCCCCGACACCTCCGAGCAGGATCTGCGCGGCCTGCTCGGCGCGTTCATGTTCACCGGGCCGCAGCTGGATCAACCGGCCGGGACACTGTCCGGCGGTGAGAAGACCCGGCTGGCGCTGGCCGGGCTGGTGGCCTCGACCGCGAACGTGTTACTGCTCGACGAGCCGACCAACAACCTCGACCCGGCCTCGCGCGAGCAGGTACTCGACGCGTTGCGCAGCTACACCGGGGCCGTCGTGCTGGTCACCCACGACCCGGGTGCGGCCGAGGCGCTCGACCCGCAGCGGGTGGTGCTGCTGCCCGACGGCACCGAGGACCATTGGTCGGCCGATTACCGCGATCTGATCGAGCTGGCATAG
- a CDS encoding helix-turn-helix domain-containing protein: protein MTKPDKLRDRQLVELRNAYERGASIRTLAVSTGRSYGSVHSMLRESGVAMRSRGGPNHRTRPT from the coding sequence ATGACGAAACCGGACAAGCTGCGCGATCGACAGCTCGTCGAGTTGCGCAACGCCTACGAGCGCGGGGCCAGCATCCGCACCCTGGCGGTGTCCACCGGGCGATCGTACGGATCGGTGCACAGCATGCTGCGGGAGTCGGGTGTGGCGATGCGCAGCCGCGGCGGGCCCAATCACCGCACCCGGCCCACCTAG